The following coding sequences are from one bacterium SCSIO 12741 window:
- a CDS encoding DUF493 family protein has translation MSGTGKDFEALRAKLEEEGKYPKLYLFKFIIPSDNRTLALVEALFSDDAIIDLRSSRNGKYLSISAKEVMTNSDSIIQRYQEAMKIEGVIAL, from the coding sequence ATGAGTGGAACGGGAAAAGATTTTGAAGCCCTAAGGGCCAAGTTGGAGGAAGAAGGAAAGTACCCGAAGCTGTATTTGTTCAAATTCATCATTCCTTCAGACAACAGAACCCTGGCCCTCGTAGAGGCCTTGTTCTCCGATGATGCCATTATCGATTTAAGATCCTCCCGCAACGGCAAGTACCTGAGTATTTCTGCCAAAGAGGTAATGACCAACTCCGACTCGATCATTCAGCGGTATCAAGAGGCCATGAAGATCGAAGGGGTGATTGCCCTTTAA